A genomic window from Chanodichthys erythropterus isolate Z2021 chromosome 1, ASM2448905v1, whole genome shotgun sequence includes:
- the rnaseh2c gene encoding ribonuclease H2 subunit C codes for MSANSCVTAIRLDSLKEADKPQIHLLPCEIEHDGPAKVFKYFNPTVKERKHETTVSFRGRGLKGQELNCPQGYTGLVLKEVQKPASDQEDRIVKVSSVFHNFTYWNLETPPTSDDGVVMAMAWPQLAEAIHGPVDD; via the exons ATGTCAGCAAACAGTTGTGTGACAGCTATCCGGCTTGATTCCCTCAAAGAAGCTGACAAACCACAGATCCACCTGTTACCTTGTGAAATAGAGCATGATGGACCTGCTAAAGTCTTCAAGTACTTTAATCCCACTGTGAAGGAGCGCAAACATG AAACAACTGTGTCATTCAGAGGTCGGGGGCTGAAGGGTCAGGAATTGAATTGTCCACAAGGATACACCGGACTAGTGCTGAAAGAGGTCCAAAAGCCTGCATCTGATCAAGAG gacAGAATAGTTAAAGTTTCTTCAGTGTTCCATAATTTCACATACTGGAACTTGGAGACGCCTCCCACATCCGATGATGGAGTTGTGATGGCTATGGCATGGCCTCAGCTAGCAGAGGCA ATTCATGGACCAGTAGACGACTAA